The sequence CCAAGCTCTGATGCTAGCACCAAGGGCCTTCAGCGCCGCGATATCATTCTGAGCGCCAACTATAAGGACGTCACTTCGGTCGAAGAACTCGATGCTGTGGTTGCCGAGGCGCGCGAAGATGGCCGTGACGCGGTATTGCTCCGCATCCAACGCCGTGGTCGGCCTGCTCTGTATGTTGCAGTCCGCATGCGCTAACGCAGCCCGTCAAAGACAAAGAAAAGCCCCGGCCCTCATCACGAGGTCCGGGGTTTTTTCTTATCTGCCGAACATTAGTCTGGCGGCAAGGCTCCGCCCGTTGCCTGTTCCAGAAAATCATCGCTCGCAGCTTGCGGCGGTTCCTGCTTCGCGGGCGGCAAGCTCTGCGGGCGCGGCGGCGGGCCTTGGCCCGGTGGCTGCTGTCCCGGGCTTTGCTGCCCGTTACCTGGACGAACGGTAACGCCCTCTCGGCTGTCCGGCCCGAACCCTTCTTCGTTCGGATCGAAAGGAACTTCACGCGCCGGATCAGGAGCGCCCGGCTCGATCAGATTGCCCTGCTCGTCGATGAAGTAATAGTCATCAGGATTGCCGTAAAGAAACTCGTCATCCGGCTCGAGTTGCCATTCAGGCAGTTTCAGATCGGTGTCGAATTTTTCAATCGGACGGTCTTTAACCGCGTAGCGCATAAAGGCAGCAAACGCCGATGCTGGTGCGCGGCCACCCTGCAGCCCTCGGACTGTTTTGGCATCATCACGGCCCATCCAAACGCCCGTCGTAATCCCGCTGGAGAAGCCAAGGAACCAGCCGTCTTTGTTCGAGCTGGTTGTGCCGGTCTTGCCGGCGACAGGTCGCCCGATTTGTGCAGCCTTGCCGGTGCCTGTGCTGACGGTCGTCTGCAACAAGTCCGTGATGCCAGCGGCAACATATTCGGGAACGAGCTGTGTCGTGCGGGCACGCTCGTGTTCGTAGATTACTTCGCCGCTCGCAGTCTCGACCTTGAGAATACCGTATGGCTCAATCGAGCGTCCCCGCGCGCTGACCGAGGCAAAGGCGCGGGTCATATCGAGCACGCGCACTTCATTCGAACCCAGCACCATCGAGGGATAGGTCGAAATCGGCGTCGAAACACCAAAACGCCTCGCCATGCTGGCCACGGTTCCGAAACCGACTTCATTGCCAAGCTGCGCCGCCACGGTGTTTTTCGAATAGGCGAAGGCCGTGCGGACATCCATTTCGCCGGAAAAACCGCCGCCGGAATTCCTCGGCGACCAGCCATCAATCGTCACAGGCGTATCAACCACGCGGTCGGACGGCGTGTAGCCAGCCTCCAGCGCTGCGAGATAGACGAACAGCTTCCAAGCTGATCCGGGCTGACGCATCGCATTGGTCGCGCGGTTATAGTTAGACGTCACATAGTCAGTGCCGCCAACCAGTGCGAGAATTGCTCCGTCGCGGTCCATGCTCACCAACGCGCCTTGCGCGCCGTTCGGTGTATTCGCTTTGATCGAGGCCGTCGCAGCGCGCTGCATACCGACATCCAGTGTAGTCCAAACCTCGATCGGTTCGAATGTCTCAGGCAGCAAAATATCGAGCTGAGGCAATGCCCAATCGGTGAAGTAGCGGACCGAATTCTGGCCAGTATCCTTCTTCACCTTTACCGTTTCAGGATCGACATTTGCCTCGTTCTGACTGATCCGGCCTTGCTCGCGCATCAGGCGCAGCACAATGTTCGCACGGCTGACCGCAGCATCCACGTCGGCGGTCGGCGAGTAGCGCGATGGTGCCTTAACCAAGCCGGCAATAATCGCGGCCTCGGCAACCGAAAGATCAGTGGCAGGATGGCTGAAGAATTTGCGGCTCGCACTGTCGATTCCGTAAGCGCCGCCGCCGAAATATACCTTGTTAAGGTAAAGCTCGAGGATCTGTTCTTTGGTGAACTTGCTTTCCAGGGCCATCGCCAGAACCGCCTCACGCGCCTTGCGGTCGATGCTACGGTTGGAATTAAGGAACAGGTTACGCGCCAACTGCTGTGTGATTGTCGACGTCGCCTTGATCCGCCCGCCGCCAGTGGCACTGTTATAAAGCGCACGCACGAGGCCAATCGGATCGACGCCAAAATGCGAGCGGTAGCGGCGATCTTCCACCGCAACCATCGCCTCCTTCATGACATCGGGGATTTCGTCGCTATCGAGCCATTTGCCGTAACTGGGGCCGAGCGACACGATCTCGCTACCGTCACGTGCGCGCACAACAATCGTCTGCGCGTTGTTGGTCGCTTTGAGGGATGAATAGGATGGCAAGGAGCGGGCTGCGAACATTACCGAGAATGCCAGCATCAACGCGCCCAGCAGCGCGAAACCAGTGCCCCAGATAAGTGTCCGCCGGAACCAGCGCGCTACAAAGCCGCGCTCGGGCTTTTCCTGTTTTGCCTTAACGGCGGCGCGCTTACTCGCGCGGCGGCGTTCGCCTCGTTTTGCCATTTGGCTTTCCGGCCCCTCTATTCACGTCCGTGACCTAAACAGGTGCATAGGTCTTCAATAACCCGGCGTGAACGGGGAAACGGATTTAATCCTTAGGTTTGAAATCAAGCGCCGCAGAATTGATGCAATAGCGCAGGCCAGTCTGATCCTGCGGGCCATCCGGGAAGACGTGCCCCAAATGCCCTTCACACTTGGAGCATCGCACTTCGGTGCGGACCATCCCGTGGCTCACATCGCGGTGTTCGTCGACATTCTCCTCACCAGCAGGGCGCACGAAACTGGGCCAGCCACAGCCGCTGTCAAACTTGTCATCGCTTTCAAACAGAGCTTCGCCGCAGCCGGCACATTTGTACTCACCGGCTTCCTTGTGGCCGTCATACTCACCTGTGAACGCACGTTCGGTGCCAGATTCGCGCAGCACATGATACTGCTCCGGCGTCAGTTTGGCGCGCCACTCGGCATCGGTGAGGTCGGTTTTGTTGGTCATGCGAGTTCTCCTGTTAAGGAAGATATGGGGATTGTGGAGGGATACGCCAAGTTCGTAACTGGGAAACCGCCAGCGCGTAAGAAGCCGGGAATGGCTCGGGTTACGACCAGTAATCCGCAAAGGCGACCGCCGGCCGGCGCTTATGTGCCGCCCCCTCGGAGGGGTTGGCGCAGCCAACTAGCCGCGAGAGAAATTACGCATTCACATCCGCATAGTGGCTTGGTGGTTGGATCACTTCCATGCGTTCGGACAACAGCGGCCGGAAGCTGGGGCGGCTTTTGAATACCGAATACCAGCCGCGAGACTGTTCGTGCCCTGCCCAGTCGATCCCGCCGAGATAATCCGCGACCGAAATCTGGGCGGCTGCTGCGAGGTCTGCGAGGCTCATTTGAGCGCCCGCAAGCCAGGGCCGGTGATCAATCAAATAGTCGATGTAATCGAGATGCCCGTGCGCCAGTTTCATCGCTTCACGCAGCACCCGCGAGTCCGGCGGTTGACGATAAATCAGCCGCTTCTTCATCCGTTCATTGAGCAGTGGCCCGGTTACGTCGCCGAAGAAGTTTTCGTCAAACAAGGCGACCAAGCGGCGAATTTCCGCGCGATTGGCCGCGGTGCCGTTGATCATCGGCGATTTCTCGACCGTCTCCTCAAAATACTCACAGGTCGCGCGGCTATCCAGCAGCGTCACACCCTTGTCGGAATCGTGCAGCACTGGCGTGCGCCCGGCAGGGTTCAAGGCGAGAAATTCATCGCGCCCTTCCCAAGGATTCTCGCGCCATAAGTCGTAAGCAACGCCCTTCTCGCTCAACAGCAAACGCAGCTTGCGGCTGAAAGGACAGAGCGGAAATTGATGGAGTTGCCACATAGTTTTTGCTCATGCCGCAAGGCACCAATTCAGTCCAGCGCGATTAGCGTGAAGAACTACTTCGTACATCTTCGACGGATCGTTCGAATTGTTCGGCCATTTCTTTAAGCGCCGGAAGCATAGCCTCAAGACCCGTCGCCATGCCGCCCATCATAGTCATGGCCTGCGGCAATTCTTCGCGAACCATTGCTGGCATATCCGCCGCATCCGGTCCGGCAAGTTGGCCCAAGGTTTCCGCGTCATCGACTGCATCGGCAATGTCCGGATCGATGTTCGCCATCGCATCGACCAGCGGCGCGGTCGGCATGTCTAGCAAGGCCTCCAACAGCGCGGACAGCGTGACTGCGGCCATTTGCTGTGTCGCGGGATCGCTGAGCGTCGCCGCCGCATCGGATAACTCGCTGTCTTGCGCCAAAGCGGGTAAGGGAGCGGAAACTGCCAGAGCAGCAGCGGCTATCGGTAAGATTCGCATAATATCCTCCTTTGAAAGGGGCTGTTAAATCTTGCTTAGTTCATCTTCAGTGGCCTTAGTCTGAACGGCGCAGGTTTGATCAGGATCGCTTGCACACAGGCGCAATTGCGATAGTGATGGGGCCATGAAAACACGCGCAGCAGTAGCCTTCGAAGCCAAACAGCCTCTCGAAATTGTCGAACTTGATCTTGAAGGTCCCAAAGCCGGTGAAGTGCTGGTCGAAATCATGGCCACCGGCATTTGCCACACCGATGCGTACACACTCGATGGACTTGATAGCGAAGGGTTGTTCCCCAGCGTGCTCGGCCATGAAGGTGCAGGGATCGTCCGCGAAGTCGGCGCTGGAGTAACGAGCGTGACCGAGGGCGATCACGTGATCCCTCTCTACACGCCCGAATGTCGCCAGTGTAAAATGTGCCTCAGCGGCAAAACGAACTTATGCAGCGCGATCCGCGAGACGCAGGGCAAGGGTTTGATGCCCGACGGCACATCGCGCTTTTCCTATAAGGGCGAGACGATCTTCCATTATATGGGTTGCTCGACCTTTTCGAACTTCACCGTTCTACCGGAAATTGCCGTCGCCAAAATCCGCGAGGACGCGCCGTTCAAAACCAGCTGCTATGTCGGTTGCGGTGTGACAACGGGCGTGGGCGCGGTGGTGAATACGGCTAAGGTGAAGCCGGGCGATAATGTCGTAGTCTTCGGCCTCGGCGGCATCGGCCTCAACGTGCTGCAAGGCGCGAAGATGGCGGGCGCGGACCGGATTGTCGGCGTAGATATCAACCCAGACCGAGAGGATTGGGGCCGCAAGTTCGGCATGACCGATTTCGTCAATCCGAAAGACGTAGGCGACATTGTAGAAACACTGGTCAACATGCTCGATGGCGGTGCGGATTACAGCTTCGACTGCACCGGCAATACCGATGTTATGCGCCAAGCGCTGGAATGCTGCCACAAGGGCTGGGGCACGAGCATCATCATCGGTGTGGCAGAGGCGGGTAAGACTATCGAAACCCGCCCCTTCCAACTGGTCACAGGCCGCAACTGGCGCGGCACGGCATTCGGCGGGGCCAAGGGCCGGACCGACGTGCCCAAGATCGTCGACTGGTATATGGACGGCAAAATCCAGATCGACCCGATGATCACTCACACGCTGACTCTGGAAGAAATCAACAAAGGCTTCGACCTGATGCATGCGGGTGAAAGCATCCGCAGCGTGGTGGTCTATTGATGGCCCAGAAGGTCGATCTGACGGAGAAATTCTCCCAATTTTCTGACCATTGGGCGCCGCGTATCGTCGCGCGTTACAACGACAATGAAGTGCGGCTGGCAAAGGCTGAGGGCGACTTCCAGTGGCATAGCCATGATGGCAGTGACGAGCTGTTTCTCGTGATATCCGGCACGTTGACGATGGAGTTTCGCGACCGGACCGAAACACTAGCGCCTGGTCAGATGATCGTCGTCCCCAAGGGGACCGAGCATCGTCCTCGCGCGCTTGATGGTGAGGTAGAAATGGTCATCATCGACCCCAAAGACACCGCCAATACTGGCGACCATGCGACTGCCACTGCGGCAGTTGAGATTTAGGAGAGAACAATGCTGAACCATATCATGATCGGCTCTGGCAATATCGAAAAGTCGAAGGCATTCTACAACGCCGTGCTCGGCGTATTGGGCGCGGGCGAGCCGATGGCGCATGTGAATGACACCGGCCAAACGCGCCTGTTCTATATGCACGACGGATCAACCTTCAGCGTCAGCGAGCCGATCAACGGCGAGCCGGTTACACCGTCTAACGGTAGCACCATCGGCTTCGCTTGCAACTCGCCCGAACAAGTGGTGGAGCTGCACGACGTCGCGATCGCCAACGGCGGCACCAGCATCGAAGACCCTCCCGGCCCGCGCGATGGCAGCATGGGCGTGATGCACCTCAGCTATTTCACCGATCCCGACGGCCACAAGATCTGCGGTATCCACCGCCCTTAACCGGTCACAATTTCCAAGGAGAGAATAGCAATGTTTAGCCATGTAATGGTCGGTGCGGACGATATCGACGCCGCCAAGAAATTCTACGATGCCTGCTTTATCGCACTGGGTGGCCGCGAGGGGTCGATCGACCCCAAGGGCCGCGTGATGTATATCAAAGACGGCAGCATCTTCATCGTGACCAAGCCGATTGACGGCCAGCCCGCATGCCACGCCAATGGCGGCACAATCGGCTTCAATGTCGACAGCCCCGAAATGGCCGAAGCATGGCACGCCGCAGGCCTCGCCAATGGCGGCACCGCGATTGAAGACCCGCCCGGCATCCGCGAAGGCGGCGGCATGCAGATGCACCTCGCCTATCTGCGCGATCCGGCAGGCAATAAGGTCTGCACCATGAAGCGTATGGGCTGAGCTTTGTCGCTCACGACCAAATCTGAAAACCGCGCGTTCGGCGGGGTGCAGGGAGTGTACTCCCATGGCTCCGCCGAAACCGGCACGGATATGACATTTGCGGTCTATGTGCCGCCGCATGAGCCGGGCGCAAAGCTGCCCGTGCTGTGGTATCTTTCAGGCCTCACCTGCACCCATGCCAATGTCATGGAAAAGGGCGAATACCGCGCCGCCTGCGCCGAACATGGCGTAATCTTGGTGGCTCCTGACACGTCCCCGCGCGGAGATGAGGTTGCGGATGACGACGCATATGACTTCGGCAAAGGCGCTGGCTTCTATGTCGACGCGGCGCAGGAACCGTGGGCGAAGAACTACCGCATGCGCAGCTATATCGAGCGCGAGCTGCCAGCCCTGATCGCCGCGCACTTCCCCGCCGATATGACGCGGCAAGGGATCACCGGCCATTCGATGGGCGGCCACGGCGCGCTCACCATCGGGCTGCGTAACCCCGACACCTTCCGCTCGGTCAGCGCCTTCGCCCCGATTGTCAGCCCACTGAACTGCCCATGGGGCGAGAAAGCGCTAGACGGCTATCTAGGACCAGACCGCGAGACATGGCCCGACTATGACGCAGTCGCACTGATCGAAAACGGCGCAAGGTTGCCAGACCTGCTGGTCGACCAAGGCACCACCGACGATTTCCTGAAGGATCAGCTAAAGACAGGTCTGCTCGCCATCGCCTGCAAAAAAGCCGGCATCCCCGCCCAAATCCGCATGCAGGAGGGGTACGACCACTCATATTACTTCATTGCGACGTTTATGGCCGAGCATGTCGCTTGGCATGCGGAGCGGCTGAAAGCTTAGCGACCGAACTTAGCGCGCATATTTCCCGTAAACGCCTTTCGATTGCTGCAAGAACTCCTGAAGCAACTCGCTGCGTGTCTTGCCATCGAGCCGGTGCCCCGACCATTCAATCCACTTCGTCCACGCGGTGGACGCGTCATAACCGACCAAATAGGGCTCGCC comes from Altererythrobacter sp. ZODW24 and encodes:
- a CDS encoding VOC family protein: MFSHVMVGADDIDAAKKFYDACFIALGGREGSIDPKGRVMYIKDGSIFIVTKPIDGQPACHANGGTIGFNVDSPEMAEAWHAAGLANGGTAIEDPPGIREGGGMQMHLAYLRDPAGNKVCTMKRMG
- a CDS encoding S-(hydroxymethyl)glutathione dehydrogenase/class III alcohol dehydrogenase: MKTRAAVAFEAKQPLEIVELDLEGPKAGEVLVEIMATGICHTDAYTLDGLDSEGLFPSVLGHEGAGIVREVGAGVTSVTEGDHVIPLYTPECRQCKMCLSGKTNLCSAIRETQGKGLMPDGTSRFSYKGETIFHYMGCSTFSNFTVLPEIAVAKIREDAPFKTSCYVGCGVTTGVGAVVNTAKVKPGDNVVVFGLGGIGLNVLQGAKMAGADRIVGVDINPDREDWGRKFGMTDFVNPKDVGDIVETLVNMLDGGADYSFDCTGNTDVMRQALECCHKGWGTSIIIGVAEAGKTIETRPFQLVTGRNWRGTAFGGAKGRTDVPKIVDWYMDGKIQIDPMITHTLTLEEINKGFDLMHAGESIRSVVVY
- the fghA gene encoding S-formylglutathione hydrolase encodes the protein MSLTTKSENRAFGGVQGVYSHGSAETGTDMTFAVYVPPHEPGAKLPVLWYLSGLTCTHANVMEKGEYRAACAEHGVILVAPDTSPRGDEVADDDAYDFGKGAGFYVDAAQEPWAKNYRMRSYIERELPALIAAHFPADMTRQGITGHSMGGHGALTIGLRNPDTFRSVSAFAPIVSPLNCPWGEKALDGYLGPDRETWPDYDAVALIENGARLPDLLVDQGTTDDFLKDQLKTGLLAIACKKAGIPAQIRMQEGYDHSYYFIATFMAEHVAWHAERLKA
- a CDS encoding PBP1A family penicillin-binding protein, whose protein sequence is MAKRGERRRASKRAAVKAKQEKPERGFVARWFRRTLIWGTGFALLGALMLAFSVMFAARSLPSYSSLKATNNAQTIVVRARDGSEIVSLGPSYGKWLDSDEIPDVMKEAMVAVEDRRYRSHFGVDPIGLVRALYNSATGGGRIKATSTITQQLARNLFLNSNRSIDRKAREAVLAMALESKFTKEQILELYLNKVYFGGGAYGIDSASRKFFSHPATDLSVAEAAIIAGLVKAPSRYSPTADVDAAVSRANIVLRLMREQGRISQNEANVDPETVKVKKDTGQNSVRYFTDWALPQLDILLPETFEPIEVWTTLDVGMQRAATASIKANTPNGAQGALVSMDRDGAILALVGGTDYVTSNYNRATNAMRQPGSAWKLFVYLAALEAGYTPSDRVVDTPVTIDGWSPRNSGGGFSGEMDVRTAFAYSKNTVAAQLGNEVGFGTVASMARRFGVSTPISTYPSMVLGSNEVRVLDMTRAFASVSARGRSIEPYGILKVETASGEVIYEHERARTTQLVPEYVAAGITDLLQTTVSTGTGKAAQIGRPVAGKTGTTSSNKDGWFLGFSSGITTGVWMGRDDAKTVRGLQGGRAPASAFAAFMRYAVKDRPIEKFDTDLKLPEWQLEPDDEFLYGNPDDYYFIDEQGNLIEPGAPDPAREVPFDPNEEGFGPDSREGVTVRPGNGQQSPGQQPPGQGPPPRPQSLPPAKQEPPQAASDDFLEQATGGALPPD
- a CDS encoding VOC family protein encodes the protein MLNHIMIGSGNIEKSKAFYNAVLGVLGAGEPMAHVNDTGQTRLFYMHDGSTFSVSEPINGEPVTPSNGSTIGFACNSPEQVVELHDVAIANGGTSIEDPPGPRDGSMGVMHLSYFTDPDGHKICGIHRP
- a CDS encoding glutathione S-transferase family protein produces the protein MWQLHQFPLCPFSRKLRLLLSEKGVAYDLWRENPWEGRDEFLALNPAGRTPVLHDSDKGVTLLDSRATCEYFEETVEKSPMINGTAANRAEIRRLVALFDENFFGDVTGPLLNERMKKRLIYRQPPDSRVLREAMKLAHGHLDYIDYLIDHRPWLAGAQMSLADLAAAAQISVADYLGGIDWAGHEQSRGWYSVFKSRPSFRPLLSERMEVIQPPSHYADVNA
- the msrB gene encoding peptide-methionine (R)-S-oxide reductase MsrB, giving the protein MTNKTDLTDAEWRAKLTPEQYHVLRESGTERAFTGEYDGHKEAGEYKCAGCGEALFESDDKFDSGCGWPSFVRPAGEENVDEHRDVSHGMVRTEVRCSKCEGHLGHVFPDGPQDQTGLRYCINSAALDFKPKD
- a CDS encoding cupin domain-containing protein, with the translated sequence MAQKVDLTEKFSQFSDHWAPRIVARYNDNEVRLAKAEGDFQWHSHDGSDELFLVISGTLTMEFRDRTETLAPGQMIVVPKGTEHRPRALDGEVEMVIIDPKDTANTGDHATATAAVEI